tttggtgtctccgggcgagaggtcgcgagcgactttggtgtgtcgctccaacgggtcgctctggatcgggagcgaccttggtaggtcgctctgagaggtcgctccgggcttcgcttcttgtcgtctcgccatagagacgcgagcgacctcggggtgtcgctttgggaggtcgctccgagaggggtgtgagatgcgagcgactgCACGGGGTCGCTctagctaggtcgctctgagaggtgctttggagcgacctcatgacgtcgctgcggaacctcgctcccatgctctgctcgtccaatgatcacctgtttcacgtcctttaagctccaaatgcatccaaatgtccccaagaactccatgtggcactccaacacctaatgaggacaatgaatgcaaaatgcaacctagacatggctaaatcctaatctatatgatgaaaatgctaatggatgaatggataaaacaatgcaaatatgcaagatatcacttGTAATCCTTTTAACCGCATAACTAAACAGaaccgaaaacaaaaaaaaaaccacgtaTCAGTTTGAAAACTCTAGTTCAACTAAACTCAACCTATATATACGTACTATGTGCATTCTGGCGCTACGCGTCAGGGTCTAATAAGTTGTAAAGGATTTGTTGATCCATTTGGTATTGGTTAGTGATAGTAATATATTTGTCTGTTTTGTAGTTATTCAGGCAAAATATGAATAGCGTAAGTTGTTTCCCACttattaatgaagtaagaataATATATAGGTGATAGTTGCaccaaaattaatataatttggaTAATAAAATGAGTTTGTATCTTTACATATATCAAGTGAAGGCTTTATTTACCGAATCAAGGACACCTCTAATCGACACATACTTTTTAGAGATATATTTTCCAACCAGCACATATTCAAGCTGTGCTTCTTTCGTGATCTAGTTctgatttatttaaatataacttTAACAATACCACTCATAGGCGTTGTGTGGAAGTGAGTGCTTGCTTAGGTTGGATTTTCCTAAGCTTGGGCTGCAAGTTATTCTTGTAAAATGATGTGGGATTAGAGGAGAATGCATGAGAACATGAATAGTCATGAAAACAAGAATAGTCGAgtttatatgtatatgataaaaaatttaaatagaatTTTGGTGTCAAATTTTTACCTATCGTTAAGGTTGAATTTGTTGGAGCTTGGATTGAAAATTATTGTTGTATAAGGACGTGGGATTAGGGGAGATTGCATGGGAACAGAAAGAGAAGGGTTAataagtatataatattattgatAAATTGAAGTTTTGTTTGAGCACTTTAGAAGGGAGGgtgttttttccttttaaataaAATGGAAAGCAGGAAACAAAGCATAGAGCTACAAAGTCAAGATGAACATAAATCTAGAAATTTGTAATGGTgagaaagaaaaatatctaaatggtgagaaagaaaaagaaaaatatcaaaaagaaaaatatctaaatgaGGACAAAAGTGACAGAAGTGATATTGGAAATTATAACCCAATAAacccttttatttatttttattaagttGGCATCATAGATTACTTTCTCTATATACCAGATAACTTATTTTGTGCGAAGCCACTGATCAATGCAAGGAAAATGGAAATGATGTCTGCAAATAAGAGAGCAAAGATTGTTTCCAATCGTTGTAATTTCTGAAGCATACGATGCATATATCGTTTCCTCTTCCGTAGTTGGAGGCCTATTAGTACCCTCTAGATCGGTGATGATCAGATCAACGTCTAGTCTTGATGTTGCGTTTTGGTTATAGTCTTTGATAGTTAGAGTAACTTGAAGATCATTAGCTAAGATATTGTTGTCGTCTCTTACTTCATTCATCACGTATTGGGTGGTTTCTTCAATAAGTATGTTGAATTGTGGTGGTGAATGTCATGGTATGTTAACATGTATTCCATGCTCTCAGTCATTAAGTCATTAAAATTACCTTGGCTGTCGATGATGGATGGTATCTGAAAATCAATTACAGATTGTTGTGTGTTGGGTCTGTGGATGTAGACTTGGAGTGTTTGCTTTGGGTTTCCACATGTAGATCTTGTTTGATGTGAGAACCGATGAGATATAAGTGGTAGGTTACTCATTCTTGGAGTATTTGTGGGGGCATAAAGGTTTTGTAGAATTGTATTATACAGGGTGAGGTTAAATAGATTATTTCATTGTCTTTTTCTAACGTTGGTTTTAAGGATCATTTATTCATGggtgtttaattttttagagttatttgtttgtgttgaattgatttcttttaatgtgttataattttgtttttatctagactatgtattattttcatattgtgTTTATTTGTAAGAGACTTTCATAGTATTAGTTGTTATGTTGCATTTAGCTCTAGtagttatgttattttaattttaaattggtaAACAGTCTATGGTTTAGCTAACCAAGACACTTGTAGTATCTATTGTAAAGTTTGTATAGGGAGTGTTGATTTATAACCAATTGAGTTATAGCTAAGCTTTGCATGAATCTTATTTgagttaattttatataattcatgGTTGCAGtggaatattttgttttgtttttttcggaGGATGGGTGATAGAAATATAGACTGTTTTGTCATTTTATGAGTTTTGTATCTGTAAATATCCACTTATGAACATGTTATGTTGTTTAATTATTTGGTTTGGTGGTTAATtgttatatgaattttccataACATATACTTCATTATCGGTCATATAGTTTCAATATACTAATGAAACTGATTCATACATTGATAAGAAAAGTCTAGTTGTTCAATCTACTTGAATAAATTTGGTATACACGTTTTTATAAAAACATGCAAACGCTAAtcggtttttataaaaacatgCCCTGGTCACATTattcaaaataaagaaaatacataGATAGAAGTGTTGCTGCTTACTTTACTCTAGGTAAATAATAGAAGTGTTGGAACTGATCAGTTTCTTTTCCGTAGACGGGAGACTAAAATGTTTGcactttcctcttcttcttgaccTTTCACCACGTGTACATTCATCATAGAAACAAGGAGCAGTTGACTTGAACATCTCAAACACTTACTTGGTTGGTTTAGATTTTGAATAACGCGTATTCAAATAAGCAAATATGCTTCAAACACGATCTTGAAAGTACTCACTACCAAACATGAGCACCAGAGCTATATGTAACTTCAAGGAagaaattttgtataaataatcTTGTAGAATGATGAAACACCATAGAAAACATCTCAATGTGCTTTGAGCTGTAGTAGCAACATTTTCGCGTCTACTAATGccaactaaaataaattgatcatttaaaactaaaatgttgCAGTGGGACTCATGCTTTAGCTTATCAGACCATTTTATAATAACACGGTTAAGTATGGAAAGCTAATGACTAAAATATGCTTTTGAATGTAGCTCTCCGTGTCTGCCAAAAAGAcatgaaaaaaacatattagaaattgtttgtttttatttattttcctacTCATGAGTCAAGGTTGGTGATCTAGAATTGATCACTAAATACAAACTTTTTGGCATGGCCTACATTTATATACACACAATAAACgttcaaaaccaaaaacaaaccaacaaaaaaagagagaaacacaCAAACAATGAAAGATGGGGAAGTAAGTCAGATACACCAATCAAAGATGAAGAGAGCTCACTTCATCAACTTTCCACTCTCCTTCTTCATACTTGTACCATCTCACAATCCCTTCATCATTCTCAGTCCTCTGACACATGACACAAGTCTCATGCTCCATACAAGTCAAGAACCTCTTCAGCCTCGAAGCTTTCTCAAGTATCGTCTTATCCAGCTCTCTAACAATCACTTTCTGCTGCGGTTGCCACACGCTGTACTCCACCAGGTAAGAGTGCGATATGTTGAGCACTTCAAGATGAGGTAACCCGTCGAGGATCTTTATGAGCGCTTCTCGCTTGATGGCAGAGCATCTAAGGCTGAGTGTTTTGAGGTTAGGGAGGTAAGTGATGAGCGTGTTGGCAAAGAAGATCTCGAAGGGTCCCATGATCTTGAGCTCCTTGAAGTTCTTGCAGTTCTTGGCGATCTCTGTTAAGAGGTAAGGCGGGTTTGCGATGCTAGGCATAGTTAGTGACTCGAGATCTTTCCAGATCCTTATGGCTTTGCATATCCCAGTCTTCTTTATCCTGTTCCAAGCCGGAAGGACGATCCGTCTCAACCCTGGACACctacaaaaaaagatttcaaaatataagtaaagCTGAATCTAAAGACTCAATTAAAACTCGTTACCTCTCTGCAGTGTAAGTAAGCTGATCATCACTCAAGAACAAGTTGAAATGGAAAACCAAGGCCCTGGTGTTGCCTCCACTGAGATTCATGGAGAGTTTCAGGATGCGGGTGAGGGCCTCATCGGAGCGACGCTCCACGTAGACGTAAGGCTCTAAAGGGATCTTGATGAAGCTAGATCTCATGTGGGAGAGATCAAGAGTCTTCCAGAGGATGGGATCGCAACAAGCAGCTCTCCAACCACTACAGACATGAGCTAAACCCGAAGTCAACTCAAAGATGCTAAACTTCTGGAAGATGCGGACTAAGATGTCAGTGTCCAGCTCTTCCCATCTACTCCCTCGACGACTCTCATACCCTTCTTCCATTTCTCTATTGCTCTAGTACCCTAACAAAGAAggtttaatcaaaaaaaaaactgttcttAGTATCCTTCACAAGACTCCATTGTTAAATAGGGAAAAatcaacccaaaaaaaaaaaaacggaaaagAGGAATCAAGTGTCTTAATTCTCTAAATAAATATGAGAGATTGTAATCAATCAATGCAAGAAAGAAACTGAAGCAAAGAGAGAAAGACACAAACGTCAGCAAAACTTGTCACAAACAAACagagtattaattaaaaaaaaacctcagAGTCACAAAAACGAAAAGACTTGTCCAAGATCGGACAATTAACTCAGAGAAACACGGAAGGACCAAGATCGTTAAAACACAGAAAGAAACCGAACTAATCAATCGAAAGCAGAGTAATTCGAAAACAGAGATGACTAAGATCGTCTAAAACTGAGAAAGAAACCGAACTAAtcgaaaacagagagagaggaGTAAGATCGAAAAGCTCTCTCTAGCCATGAACCGATCTGATCTATTGACATTCCTAAAATTGAAAACGTATAAACCGACATAGATCTCAATTCACAAGCAAACTAAAAGGATaagatcaaagaagaagaagaaagctgaaagGTGAAAGACAGACGCAAAGTGGTGGGGGGGGGGTGAGAAATTTAAGAACCTTGGAAGAGCAAATAATCGTAGGCAGCGACGACGACACCGTAactcatctctttctctctctctctctctctagccgaTGAAAGTagatatgaaaagaaaaaagagtgtGTTGTCGTCACAACGACCcggttttgatttttggttttattttttgattgtattttttttgttttggttcggAGAAAACCGGTTtgtctaaacccaaacccttaAAATCCCTGAAGACAAAAAGGTAATTAAAATCTGACGGCGCAAAACACACTTGAGTGATCCAACGGCTTCTACGTAACGTTGTTAGGTGGGTGACATGTTATGAACGGCTGCGATGCAGTTTAGACGACGAGACAGAGTTAGAtaaaacgagagagagagagagagagaagcaaaaGTAATCTCCTTTGTTTCGTTCGTCTTCCGCTACCTATCTCTTTCCCCAGACGGGCCGACCATTACAAGAGTCTCTCTCGCACTTTAGCCGGTAAAACCTAAAACCCTCTTCTctgcctctctctcttttcctgTTTCCATTAATCTTACGAGAggtttctgtttctgtttctgtGTCGTGTTAACTTTGAAGGGTAAAGGTCAGagactttttattaaaatcttcAGGTTGTTCCTTTAGGTTCTCTTGTATTCAGttgagaaaaaaatgtttacttggggattagggttttgtatttGTTCAAAGATTGTATGCTTTGGTTGCTAATCTCACTCAGAATGACTGTTCTGCTTTTAGTTAGTGGACTGAGTTATGCATCTTTTGtgccagagagagagagagagagagagagctctttCTATAAACTGGTTTAAGAGTATGATTAgcttcaatctctctctctctcgcttctTTTTGTGATGTTTGCCTTCTCTAGCCAaaactttctcttcttctggTGTTGTCTTTTATTTTTGGTCTATAAGAGCTTACAACTTATGATTTACCGTTTACCCAATGCAGCCTCCATCCAACTCTCGCCATCATGGCTAGGCTCTTGGCTAATTTCACAGCCCGTCCTTTACTTGGTCCCGGAAGACATGTTCAGTCCGACGACTATAGAAAACCAAGACGATGTGTGAAGATGATGTACACTTCACAAACGCCGGTTTTGAGCATCCAGAGCTTCTCAGGGTTAAGGTCTGCCAATGCAGTGGATCTAATAGCAAGGCCTGCTCATGGTTTCTTTAGTAAAGTTAACCTTCAAATCTCTTCCCGCAAAGGAAAAGCGAGCCGATGTGTGACAAAAGCCATGTTTGAGCGGTTCACCGAGAAAGCTATCAAGGTCATAATGCTGTCTCAAGAGGAAGCTCGGAGACTTGGACATAACTTTGTTGGCACTGAGCAGATACTGTTGGGTCTCATTGGGGAAGGGACTGGAATCGCTGCAAAGGTTCTTAAATCCATGGGGATCAATCTTAAAGATTCTCGCGTGGAGGTGGAGAAGATCATTGGGAGAGGCAGTGGATTCGTGGCTGTGGAGATCCCATTCACTCCTCGTGCAAAGCGTGTCCTGGAGTTGTCTCTAGAGGAAGCTCGACAACTCGGTAAGAGCCTGTCCTGGATCTGTTTCTGTATTACTTTAGCTTTTTAGTCTCTTGCTAATTTGGCAACCTTTTTGTTGTTATTTAAACTATAGGGCATAACTACATTGGGTCAGAGCATCTTCTGCTTGGTCTTCTTCGTGAAGGGGAAGGTGTTGCAGCTCGTGTCCTGGAGAATTTGGGTGTAGATGCTAGTAACATCCGGACGCAGGTAAATGCATCAATCTGAGTCCTCACAACCATGTTTAGTCTTTGGAAACAGTTTCTTGATTACATTTTGAGTCAGGTTATACGTATGGTCGGAGAAAACAATGAAGTGACCGCAAGCGTTGGTGGAGGATCCAGCGGAAACAGCAAGATGCCAACGCTAGAAGAGTATGGGACTAACTTAACTAAACTAGCAGAGGAGGTAATAAAAATGGCTTACTTAACACTCATCTTGAAGAAACTCTCAAGAAAGTGTAATGTTAAGCTTTTGTTTTCCACTTTCTATTACAGGGAAAACTAGATCCGGTTGTGGGAAGGCAGCCACAGATTGAACGAGTGGTCCAGATCTTGGCTCGGAGAACCAAGAACAACCCCTGTCTAATTGGAGAACCTGGAGTTGGTAAGACAGCAATAGCTGAAGGACTAGCACAGAGAATAGCCAGTGGTGATGTTCCTGAAACAATTGAGGGGAAGACGGTAAACAAAATATTCTCCCATTGGTTCATTTGTATTGTTTATAAGATGCTGAGAAGAGTGTTTACCTTTACTTTCCAGGTTATAACCCTTGATATGGGTCTTCTAGTGGCTGGAACAAAGTACCGTGGAGAATTCGAGGAAAGATTGAAGAAGCTTATGGAGGAGATCAGGCAAAGTGATGACATCATTCTGTTTATCGATGAAGTGCACACTCTGATCGGCGCAGGAGCCGCTGAAGGTGCCATTGATGCTGCCAACATCTTAAAGCCAGCTCTTGCCAGAGGTGAATTGCAGGTAAAGGAAATCCTCATTCTTTCTATTGGTCAAAATGTATGTTAACTAAAAATGGAAACTCttaagtttatattattttttattgttgtagTGTATTGGTGCAACAACGTTGGATGAGTACAGAAAGCATATTGAGAAAGATCCTGCATTAGAGAGAAGGTTCCAGCCTGTGAAGGTACCTGAACCAACTGTAGATGAAGCTATACAGATCTTGCACGGTCTGCGTGAGCGTTATGAGATCCACCACAAGCTCCGGTACACTGATGAAGCCTTGGTTGCTGCTGCGCAGTTGTCTCATCAGTACATCAGGTACTACTTGTTTCTTCCTGTTGTCAACACAGTTGATTACACAGGTTTGCATCATTTACTCAAGTCCTGTTTCTTCTCTTGAATGAATAGTGATCGGTTTCTTCCGGACAAAGCGATTGACTTGATTGATGAAGCTGGGTCTCGAGTTCGACTACGCCATGCTCAGGTTTATTATCAGCAGATtgtcttttatatctttttgaGTTTATTCAGAGTGGAATTGTGTGTATGTTTAGGTACCTGAGGAAGCTAGGGAGCTTGAAAAGCAACTCAGACAGATCACAAAGGAGAAGAATGAAGCTGTAAGAAGCCAAGACTTTGAGAAGGTATCGTCTTCGAGTTTTTGTCTTACCGTCTATAAACCCAAGATTGGTGTTTACAGTTTCTTCTCCAACAGGCTGGTTCTCACCGTGACCGGGAAATAGAGCTTAGGGCCGAGATAGCTGCAGTTTTAGCCAAAGGCAAAGAAGTGAGCAAAGCTGAGACTGAAGCTGGCGAAGAAGGAGGACCAACTGTCACTGAATCCGACATCCAACACATTGTCTCCACCTGGACAGGAATCCCTGTAGAGAAAGTCTCGTCCGATGAATCTAGCCGTCTTCTCAAGATGGAGCAGACCCTTCACACAAGAGTCATTGGCCAAGACGAAGCAGTCAAAGCTATAAGCCGAGCCATCAGACGTGCGCGTGTTGGACTCAAGAACCCGAACCGCCCAATAGCAAGTTTCATCTTCTCTGGTCCAACCGGTGTGGGGAAATCAGAGCTTGCCAAAGCCTTGGCTGCTTACTACTTCGGTTCAGAGGAAGCAATGATCCGTCTCGACATGAGTGAGTTCATGGAACGACACACCGTCTCAAAACTCATCGGTTCACCTCCTGGCTACGTAGGGTACACGGAAGGAGGTCAGTTAACTGAGGCAGTTCGACGCAGGCCTTACACGCTTGTCCTCTTCGACGAAATAGAGAAAGCCCATCCTGATGTTTTCAACATGATGCTTCAGATCCTAGAAGACGGGAGACTCACTGACAGCAAAGGAAGAACCGTTGATTTCAAGAACACGCTTCTGATCATGACATCGAACGTAGGAAGCAGCGTGATTGAAAAGGGCGGTAGAAGAATCGGGTTTGATCTGGACTACGACGAGAAAGACAGCAGCTACAACAGGATCAAGAGCTTGGTCACTGAGGAACTGAAACAGTATTTCAGACCGGAGTTCTTGAACAGGTTAGATGAGATGATTGTTTTCAGGCAGCTGACGAAGCTGGAAGTGAAGGAGATTGCTGATATAATGCTTAAAGAAGTGGTGGTGAGGCTTAAGGACAAAGAGATTGAGCTTCAAGTGACCGAGAGGTTTAAGGAGAGAGTTGTAGATGAAGGGTTTGACCCGAGCTACGGTGCGAGGCCGCTGAGAAGAGCGATAATGAGGCTGTTGGAAGATAGCATGGCGGAGAAGATGCTTTCAAGGGAGATTAAAGATGGAGATTCAGTGATTGTTGATGTTGATGCTGAAGGAAGTGTGGTTGTGTTGAATGGTAAGAGTGGAGGTGGTGGTAGTTTTGCTGAAGAAGCCATGGAAGATCCTATTCTTGTCTTGTAGAAGGAATGAGAATGTGTTCTAGagatttttgttttagttttttctcTTCGATCTGGATATTGATTGCTTGTGTTCTGTtgcagtgttttttttttttttccttttcacaaAGCTTGTTGGACCTAGATTTGCCAAAATAAGAACACCAAAGCTTACACAATCAAGTGTGTGAAAAAAAGGATGGCACACAGATTCTATGTGAAATAATCTGCATCGAGAtcgtgatttgaagaagtaggtGATGGAAGCTGATCAATTTCTCTCCGAGAAGCTTCCCATAGCTGTTGCTCTGTCCCCAGTTTCCTTAGCTCTATCAATCCTCTTTCCACTATAGAAGAGAGCAAAATCGAAACACTTTAGTTTCATCATTAAGGTTTTCAAGTAAAAGTCAGGAGTGGAAACGAAGTGTGATTGATTGTACCATCTAAGGAATCGTGAGAAGTCGTAGATTTCCCGCTGCTACGGCTGATCCATAGAAGGAGACGTTCTTCTTCCAGACCGTGTAACTTCGCTCTGCCCCAGAAGTACATCAGCCATCTTACATAAAAAAGGACACATTATTATGCATTTGCTGAGTCTAATTTCTTTGAGTGGAGGCGTTGGGTAATCTTTTCTTACATGTAGCTGAAGTAGTGAACACACTAAGAAATGAAGCAAAAATGGTTTCGATTTTTACAAAAGTTAACTGGGTTGTTACTGTTTTATTTAACAACTCGTGTACTGTTTGGATGGTTATggttaaaattactatttttggATTTAAACTGTTTGTTACAATTTTGTATAACCATTcaaatttgattaaatatagtaatttttttgtcaGAATAACAAATAAAAGTCTATCGAatccaaattattatttttcaaaattaaataaattagtcactaaagaaaaaacaaatctatcAGATTCAAATTAATTCTATTAGAATAAAGTAAATTTGTggccaaaataaaaataaatctatcaggTTTTAATTAAATGTGTCAAAATAAAGTAAACTTGttgccaaaataaaaataaatctatcgaATCTTAAGTAAATCTATCAAATTGAAGTAAATTTGTGgctatataaaattaaatctaTCGATGCTACATAACtctatcaaaattaaataaatttgtggcCAAAGAAATTAAATTTGTGGAATCATCACTAAATCTGTCAAAATTTAATAAGTTTATGGCCAAGACATGACAAATTTATCAAAGTAAGTTTGTCTaaggaataaaaaaaagaaaaaatactttatatatgttaataattgATGTTATGGCtaagttattgaaaaatataatatatatttagatgaagtaacctatttttttaagaaatgtaAGAATCGTTCTCGTGACATATGACGTTGATCAAATGTTATAATGTTTTCAGACTAATATATAAGGAGAAATTTCATAGGAtagcattttttaaatttttgacaCAAAAATAGTTCTCAgtgagaaaaatgaccaaaaaaggttttattaaagagtaaaaataatatttagacttagggttaactaatctagacttagagtttagagttaatggagtaaaattttgaggataatgtttcaaattttttaaaactaaactaaactaaaatttttaaaataatattttagttattttctgtGTTAtgctatttttgtaacaaaaaaatgatatttgatAGAATTGTCCAATATATAAGTGTTCTCTCAGTTTCTTCTGCGTATAAAGGACGTCGTTCGTTCGTGTTCACTATCCTGTCGTTTTTTAAAACTAGGCAGCATTTAGAGGCGAATCAAATGGGCTAAGAAGCAATGAAGATTTAGAGGCGTTGCAGTCCCTGCAGAGCGGATTTCAGAAGTGCATAGTAAGTAAAAATCCGATTCGTGCTTGTTTCAGTGATGTCACTCGGAATCAATCGAATCTTTACTTatgatttgttgattttatgggagactttcaaaaaaaaaagagagtttattTTGGAATGATGTTAGAATGCAAATGGCTTGGGACTAGAAGCTGCTGCTACCGGTAGAGATTACTGTAAAGTATCAATCAACTTCCCAAAGGATACTATTCTCAAATGGGTATTTATTCTGATTGGTTACTTGGCTTTGTTTGTTACATTGAAGCTTGTCTCTACTGAAGGAATATTTGTACTGTGCCCTTGGTTTAATAATGTCCAATCATGCGTTTATCTCTTGTCTGGTTTACAGGAAGAATACCCAAGCATGCGTTTATCTCTTGGTTGGTGGCCTGGAACAGATTGGCAACTCGAGACAGGCTTAGAGCTTGGGGTCTTGAAGTACCTCCAAACTGTCTCCTTTGTTCCGGTTGTGAAGAGTCTAGACAGCACCTGTTCTTTGATTGTGTATACAGTTATGAGATATGGATGTACTTCTGCTCACGCATCCAAGTTAATCCTCCCACAGGGTTTGAAGATTGTCTCAGGTGGCTAAAGACTTCTTCAACAGATCCTAACATCCTCTTGATCATAAAACTCGTCTTCCAAGCGGTTGTGTACATGATTTGGAAGGAAAGAAATAGTCGCCTCCACTCCAGCGTGAGTAGACCCCCTCAAGCCATCATTCAAGAGGTTAAACAAACCATCAGACTGAAACTTGATCCCCTATCTAGGAACATGAGAATCACAAGCAGCTCCTCTCTCACTTATTTGGGTACTTGGTTAAGTATCTTTTAAGGGCATTGTTAAGTCCCTgcaccttttctttttttggtaaagGTAGGTCTAAAggtttgtattttgtttttgcaaaataaataaagagatgtttcttaaaaaaaaaaaaaaaaaaaaaaaaaaaaataatgtccaATCAATAGAAAGATCCCAAGTCTGAAGAGCTTGAAGGACTATCATATGAGTTTGACTTGTGCGAAGCTGTTGCTACATGGGAACAAGTGGGTATTGCTTCTGCACTCCTTTAActcttgttttagttttttttttttttttttaaatgggagTTGGTTGACCAGGTCAGGAATAGCAGCTCTACGCTACTCACCAAGGAATACATTGATGCCTTACCAAATGGATGGGAGGATTATGCATGGCGCAGAATCAATAAAGGAATACAACTGTACGTGTTTACTCACACGTTTACACCAGGAATGCTGGGCTATCTTCTTCCTTCCTTGTTAGTCTGGTCTTAATGAAACTCCAACTC
The Brassica napus cultivar Da-Ae chromosome A1, Da-Ae, whole genome shotgun sequence DNA segment above includes these coding regions:
- the LOC106447528 gene encoding chaperone protein ClpC2, chloroplastic produces the protein MARLLANFTARPLLGPGRHVQSDDYRKPRRCVKMMYTSQTPVLSIQSFSGLRSANAVDLIARPAHGFFSKVNLQISSRKGKASRCVTKAMFERFTEKAIKVIMLSQEEARRLGHNFVGTEQILLGLIGEGTGIAAKVLKSMGINLKDSRVEVEKIIGRGSGFVAVEIPFTPRAKRVLELSLEEARQLGHNYIGSEHLLLGLLREGEGVAARVLENLGVDASNIRTQVIRMVGENNEVTASVGGGSSGNSKMPTLEEYGTNLTKLAEEGKLDPVVGRQPQIERVVQILARRTKNNPCLIGEPGVGKTAIAEGLAQRIASGDVPETIEGKTVITLDMGLLVAGTKYRGEFEERLKKLMEEIRQSDDIILFIDEVHTLIGAGAAEGAIDAANILKPALARGELQCIGATTLDEYRKHIEKDPALERRFQPVKVPEPTVDEAIQILHGLRERYEIHHKLRYTDEALVAAAQLSHQYISDRFLPDKAIDLIDEAGSRVRLRHAQVPEEARELEKQLRQITKEKNEAVRSQDFEKAGSHRDREIELRAEIAAVLAKGKEVSKAETEAGEEGGPTVTESDIQHIVSTWTGIPVEKVSSDESSRLLKMEQTLHTRVIGQDEAVKAISRAIRRARVGLKNPNRPIASFIFSGPTGVGKSELAKALAAYYFGSEEAMIRLDMSEFMERHTVSKLIGSPPGYVGYTEGGQLTEAVRRRPYTLVLFDEIEKAHPDVFNMMLQILEDGRLTDSKGRTVDFKNTLLIMTSNVGSSVIEKGGRRIGFDLDYDEKDSSYNRIKSLVTEELKQYFRPEFLNRLDEMIVFRQLTKLEVKEIADIMLKEVVVRLKDKEIELQVTERFKERVVDEGFDPSYGARPLRRAIMRLLEDSMAEKMLSREIKDGDSVIVDVDAEGSVVVLNGKSGGGGSFAEEAMEDPILVL
- the LOC106447520 gene encoding F-box/LRR-repeat protein At3g48880 — its product is MEEGYESRRGSRWEELDTDILVRIFQKFSIFELTSGLAHVCSGWRAACCDPILWKTLDLSHMRSSFIKIPLEPYVYVERRSDEALTRILKLSMNLSGGNTRALVFHFNLFLSDDQLTYTAERCPGLRRIVLPAWNRIKKTGICKAIRIWKDLESLTMPSIANPPYLLTEIAKNCKNFKELKIMGPFEIFFANTLITYLPNLKTLSLRCSAIKREALIKILDGLPHLEVLNISHSYLVEYSVWQPQQKVIVRELDKTILEKASRLKRFLTCMEHETCVMCQRTENDEGIVRWYKYEEGEWKVDEVSSLHL
- the LOC106376634 gene encoding uncharacterized protein LOC106376634; amino-acid sequence: MGRIPKHAFISWLVAWNRLATRDRLRAWGLEVPPNCLLCSGCEESRQHLFFDCVYSYEIWMYFCSRIQVNPPTGFEDCLRWLKTSSTDPNILLIIKLVFQAVVYMIWKERNSRLHSSVSRPPQAIIQEVKQTIRLKLDPLSRNMRITSSSSLTYLGTWLSIF